One window from the genome of Mycolicibacterium gadium encodes:
- a CDS encoding amidohydrolase family protein gives MPLQPSMKLLSVDDHLIEPPHVWTDRLPKKYVEDGPRIVEFPREGKPPMHQWVYEGRSYPNIGLNAVAGKSPEEFGVDPVRYDDMIPGCYDPKARLADMDIDGVHAMLCFPSFPRFCGTVFLEAEDKDLALLSVQAWNDFSLDEWCATDPARFIPMMISPLWDTQLMVAEIERNAAKGCRAVGLPDNPMNLGLPSFHTDHWEPVWSALEETNMTAVMHFGSGGMPPSTAPEAPFAVMVTLMGTTSMACAIELVFSPVFHKHPNLKVAFSEGGIGWMPYLVERADYVWRKHKYYQNIHPTIAPSELFRRNITGCFIEDEVGVAMRHQIGIDNITWECDYPHSDSFWPKSRARAEEMLASVPDEDAAKIVELNARRWYAFPEEGFKSSTADSGWRPNNGEPPEYDYDAVMSDHGGVGYGAFIENLANQMANKEVKN, from the coding sequence ATGCCGCTCCAGCCGTCGATGAAACTTCTGTCCGTCGATGACCACCTGATCGAACCCCCGCACGTCTGGACCGACCGGCTGCCGAAAAAGTACGTGGAGGACGGGCCCCGCATCGTGGAATTCCCACGCGAGGGCAAGCCGCCGATGCACCAGTGGGTGTACGAGGGCCGCAGTTATCCCAACATCGGGCTGAACGCCGTCGCGGGGAAATCACCAGAAGAATTCGGTGTCGACCCGGTGCGCTACGACGACATGATCCCGGGATGCTACGACCCGAAGGCCCGACTCGCCGACATGGACATCGACGGCGTGCACGCGATGCTCTGCTTCCCGTCGTTTCCGCGGTTCTGCGGGACCGTGTTCCTGGAGGCTGAAGACAAGGACCTGGCGCTGCTGTCCGTTCAGGCGTGGAACGATTTCTCACTCGACGAGTGGTGCGCCACCGATCCCGCGCGCTTCATTCCCATGATGATCAGTCCGCTGTGGGACACACAGCTGATGGTTGCGGAGATCGAACGCAATGCCGCCAAGGGGTGCCGCGCTGTCGGTCTGCCCGACAACCCGATGAACCTCGGCCTGCCCAGCTTCCATACCGACCATTGGGAGCCGGTCTGGTCGGCCCTGGAGGAAACCAACATGACGGCCGTCATGCACTTCGGTTCCGGAGGCATGCCCCCGTCGACCGCACCCGAAGCGCCGTTCGCGGTGATGGTCACGTTGATGGGGACGACGTCGATGGCGTGCGCCATCGAGTTGGTCTTCTCCCCGGTGTTCCACAAGCACCCGAACCTGAAAGTCGCGTTCTCCGAGGGCGGAATCGGTTGGATGCCGTATCTGGTCGAGCGTGCGGACTACGTCTGGCGCAAGCACAAGTACTACCAGAACATCCATCCGACGATCGCGCCGTCCGAACTGTTCCGCCGCAACATCACGGGCTGCTTCATCGAGGATGAAGTCGGTGTGGCGATGCGTCACCAGATCGGTATCGACAACATCACCTGGGAGTGCGACTACCCGCACTCGGACTCGTTCTGGCCCAAGAGCCGAGCGCGTGCAGAGGAGATGCTCGCGAGTGTGCCCGACGAGGATGCCGCCAAGATCGTCGAACTCAATGCGCGACGCTGGTATGCGTTCCCCGAGGAGGGCTTCAAGTCGTCTACCGCCGACAGCGGATGGCGCCCCAATAACGGCGAACCGCCCGAGTACGACTACGACGCGGTCATGTCGGATCACGGCGGCGTCGGCTACGGAGCGTTCATCGAGAACCTCGCGAATCAGATGGCAAACAAAGAGGTCAAGAACTAG
- a CDS encoding phosphotransferase translates to MADDIGDAVVEWISAMVGPIRSIERQQRWRPAWFVTAERNSQPVRLYVRGNREGFGFASVDAEAAILREMESHGIPVPHIHGVIADGAAVVMDWLPGEADLGSAADASEIDAVMDDYVDALVRAHRIDPAAFTDIGLRVPTGAHAIALDYFETFVDRYRSFKQRPEPLLEFAIGWLRRNPPTHRSTPQFVLGDTGQFMFADERITGLLDVELAHIGDISHDLAGLRLRNVTEPMGDLGRVLRRYAEVSGEPLDLRSIEFHTAKFALCTPLGVALVLHMDLPLTDIVQYIEWFHQLSLHAIESIARLSDVELAPVSLPEPVRSSYDGVIGGLATMVESLDADPGIAEYQRGAVAKVARFCHRVSEFGAAIDRADLADIEATLELESTDRRAADEALETFILHAGPERDAELIPLLHRRVMRQLLLLEPLLPGGRIGHVAPLAELPTCEAS, encoded by the coding sequence GTGGCGGATGACATTGGCGATGCGGTCGTGGAATGGATTTCTGCGATGGTGGGTCCGATCCGCTCCATCGAACGCCAACAGCGTTGGCGCCCAGCGTGGTTCGTCACCGCTGAACGCAACAGCCAACCCGTTCGCCTGTATGTCCGCGGCAACCGGGAAGGGTTCGGATTCGCCTCTGTCGACGCCGAGGCGGCGATCTTGCGGGAGATGGAAAGCCATGGCATTCCGGTGCCACACATCCACGGGGTCATCGCCGACGGTGCCGCGGTAGTGATGGATTGGCTGCCCGGCGAAGCTGACCTCGGCAGCGCTGCCGATGCTTCCGAAATCGACGCCGTCATGGACGATTATGTCGACGCACTCGTTCGGGCGCACCGCATCGATCCTGCCGCCTTCACCGACATCGGCTTACGCGTTCCCACCGGAGCGCACGCAATCGCACTCGACTATTTCGAGACCTTCGTGGATCGGTATCGATCCTTCAAACAGCGACCGGAACCGTTGCTGGAGTTCGCGATCGGGTGGCTCAGGAGGAATCCGCCTACACACAGGTCCACACCACAGTTCGTCCTCGGCGACACCGGACAATTCATGTTCGCCGATGAGCGGATCACCGGGCTGCTCGACGTCGAGTTGGCACACATCGGCGACATCTCCCACGACCTGGCGGGCTTGCGATTACGGAACGTGACCGAACCCATGGGTGACCTGGGCCGAGTGCTGCGACGCTACGCGGAGGTTTCCGGCGAGCCACTTGATCTGAGATCCATCGAGTTCCACACCGCGAAGTTCGCGCTCTGCACACCCCTCGGGGTCGCGCTGGTCCTTCACATGGACCTCCCGCTGACCGACATCGTCCAGTACATCGAGTGGTTCCACCAGCTTTCGCTGCACGCGATCGAGTCCATCGCGCGACTGTCAGATGTCGAACTCGCCCCGGTGTCGCTACCCGAGCCCGTCCGGTCGTCGTACGACGGAGTGATCGGCGGGTTGGCGACGATGGTGGAATCTCTCGACGCGGACCCCGGCATCGCCGAGTATCAACGCGGTGCCGTGGCGAAAGTGGCGCGGTTCTGCCATCGCGTGAGCGAGTTCGGCGCAGCGATTGATCGTGCGGATCTGGCCGACATCGAGGCAACCCTCGAGCTGGAATCGACTGATCGCCGCGCTGCCGACGAAGCACTCGAAACGTTCATCCTGCACGCCGGGCCTGAACGCGACGCGGAGCTCATCCCGCTCCTCCATCGTCGGGTCATGCGGCAATTGCTGCTGCTCGAGCCCCTGCTGCCCGGCGGCCGGATCGGTCATGTCGCGCCGCTGGCCGAACTACCCACGTGCGAAGCTTCCTGA
- a CDS encoding acyl-CoA dehydrogenase family protein, giving the protein MDFTDTQDEAEFRARLRTWLHDNAAAAAIPEDPSARADAANAWHQTLYEAGYIGLSFPTEYGGHGLSPIYEAILNDELGRAGAPPIEGVGHLSNALRLFGSEQQRADLLQGLLSGAVRWCQGFSEPEAGSDLASLKTKAEAIEVDGRPVFRINGRKIWTSFAAVADWCFLLCRTEPDAAKHAGISVLLVPMTTAGIDVAPIVNAARNKEFAEVTFTDVDVPAENLLGERGQGWSIANQLLAYERGPSDINWISRLALQLRALEDDVRSGRLADTPAARARLGEAYTELRALQVKVQRSLTDRVKGALPGAEGSVDKLLMARADQTFGHTMMDLRASGPVLREGLEWDVYVWSRAAGIYGGTAQIQRNIVAQRVLGLPRK; this is encoded by the coding sequence ATGGATTTCACCGACACTCAAGACGAAGCCGAATTCCGCGCGCGGCTGCGCACCTGGCTCCACGACAACGCCGCAGCCGCCGCGATCCCGGAGGACCCCAGCGCACGGGCTGACGCCGCCAATGCCTGGCATCAGACCCTCTACGAAGCCGGCTACATCGGCCTGTCGTTCCCGACCGAGTACGGCGGCCACGGGCTCTCACCCATCTACGAGGCAATCCTCAACGACGAGCTGGGACGCGCAGGCGCACCGCCGATCGAAGGTGTCGGCCATCTGTCGAACGCATTGCGGCTCTTCGGGTCCGAGCAACAACGCGCCGATCTACTGCAGGGGCTGTTGTCGGGTGCGGTGCGTTGGTGCCAAGGGTTTAGTGAGCCCGAGGCCGGATCAGACCTTGCCAGTCTCAAGACCAAGGCGGAGGCGATCGAGGTCGACGGCCGACCGGTCTTCCGCATCAACGGCCGCAAGATCTGGACCAGCTTCGCCGCGGTAGCCGACTGGTGCTTCCTGCTGTGTCGCACCGAACCCGACGCCGCCAAACACGCGGGCATCTCGGTCCTGCTGGTGCCCATGACCACCGCCGGCATCGACGTCGCGCCGATCGTGAACGCCGCGCGCAACAAGGAGTTCGCCGAGGTCACGTTCACCGACGTCGACGTACCCGCCGAGAACTTGCTGGGCGAGCGCGGCCAAGGCTGGTCGATCGCCAACCAATTGCTGGCCTACGAACGGGGCCCGAGCGATATCAACTGGATCAGCAGGCTCGCATTACAACTGCGGGCACTCGAGGACGACGTGCGATCGGGTCGGCTCGCCGACACGCCCGCGGCCCGCGCTCGGCTCGGCGAGGCGTACACCGAACTCCGGGCTCTCCAGGTCAAGGTGCAGCGTTCACTCACCGACCGGGTAAAAGGCGCACTGCCCGGCGCAGAAGGCTCGGTGGACAAACTGCTGATGGCCAGGGCAGACCAGACGTTCGGGCACACGATGATGGATCTGCGGGCGAGCGGTCCCGTCTTGCGAGAAGGCCTGGAATGGGACGTGTACGTATGGTCGCGTGCCGCGGGCATCTACGGAGGAACCGCCCAGATCCAGCGCAACATCGTCGCGCAACGCGTGCTGGGCCTACCCCGCAAATGA
- a CDS encoding acyl-CoA dehydrogenase family protein — translation MFIGLTDEQELLRETMRRLADTTATSGPDDIASDDRLDTQWERLVEVGVPAFRAPATCGLEASGVETALSIEELGRSLSALPALGQAVLATELLYAAGAEKEVDLVAEGALRMAPVLKDDLSGFADSEDRGVVLDSAGATHALLALSDGNRRRLVYAAIDTASGREGLDLTRSISPLSASDLGATTSVGDPIDARRWDSAMAMALTAVAADLIGVMTGALDDAVGYAGERVQFGVKIGTFQAVQHILADSLVRLEGARSCLWHAAWAVDHLAPREALLAARTAKAYASAAGRDVVEAAMQVLGGISITWEHVAHLRLRRTLLNRRLFGDESDQYQAIADMRLTDPDLG, via the coding sequence ATGTTCATCGGGCTGACAGACGAGCAAGAGCTGCTGCGCGAGACGATGAGGCGATTGGCTGACACCACCGCCACATCAGGTCCCGATGACATCGCGTCGGATGACCGTCTGGACACGCAGTGGGAGCGCCTCGTCGAGGTCGGCGTGCCCGCGTTTCGCGCGCCCGCGACATGCGGGCTGGAGGCCAGCGGCGTCGAGACGGCGCTATCCATCGAGGAATTGGGGCGCAGCTTGAGCGCGCTACCCGCGCTCGGACAGGCGGTCCTGGCCACCGAACTGCTCTACGCCGCCGGTGCGGAAAAGGAAGTCGACCTGGTGGCCGAGGGCGCTCTGCGCATGGCGCCGGTGTTGAAGGACGACCTGTCCGGATTCGCCGATTCCGAAGACCGCGGTGTAGTCCTTGACTCCGCAGGCGCCACCCATGCGCTCTTGGCTCTTTCCGATGGAAATCGCCGGCGCTTGGTCTACGCCGCCATCGATACTGCATCGGGGCGTGAAGGCCTGGATTTGACGCGGTCGATCAGTCCCCTATCCGCCTCCGATCTCGGCGCCACCACGTCGGTGGGAGATCCAATCGACGCACGCCGGTGGGACTCCGCCATGGCGATGGCGCTGACCGCCGTCGCCGCCGACCTGATCGGGGTGATGACGGGGGCGCTCGATGACGCCGTCGGCTACGCAGGCGAACGCGTGCAGTTCGGCGTCAAGATCGGAACCTTTCAGGCCGTCCAGCACATTCTGGCCGACTCGCTCGTCCGCCTCGAGGGAGCTCGTAGCTGTCTCTGGCACGCGGCATGGGCGGTCGACCACCTGGCACCGCGCGAGGCCTTGCTCGCGGCGCGCACAGCCAAGGCCTATGCATCTGCCGCAGGTCGCGACGTCGTCGAGGCGGCCATGCAGGTTCTCGGTGGCATCTCCATAACCTGGGAGCACGTCGCACATCTGCGCCTTCGCCGAACACTGTTGAATCGCAGGCTGTTCGGTGATGAAAGTGACCAATACCAGGCGATCGCCGACATGCGGCTGACCGATCCGGACCTGGGTTAG
- a CDS encoding ferredoxin: MRVDVDRDLCESNAVCVGIAPDIFELDNEDLAVVTVDEIPADREADVRQAVQLCPKIALTLREDG; this comes from the coding sequence ATGCGGGTAGACGTGGATCGCGACCTCTGTGAGTCCAACGCCGTCTGCGTCGGCATAGCCCCTGACATCTTCGAACTCGACAACGAGGACCTTGCCGTGGTGACCGTCGACGAGATACCCGCCGACCGGGAGGCCGACGTTCGGCAGGCCGTTCAGCTCTGCCCGAAGATCGCGCTGACGCTGCGCGAGGACGGATAG
- a CDS encoding SDR family NAD(P)-dependent oxidoreductase: protein MARLDKRNVLVTGGAQGLGRAISRRLAAEGAHVTIVDLNADKAAECVELIGKDGATAKFVQANVAKREEIAAAVEAAAVDGALHVLVNAAQYFAMPKALELVSDKDWELSEATGPRATFRFMQLAHPYLKAAEKSSVINFVSGSALGGIAYTAPYSAAKGAIGALTKVAANEWAAHGIRVNAVCPFALTDVQRDMIGTEWDNYTRTAEASPMKRGADPDAEIAPAVAFLASDDSSFVTGTVLHIDGGMTELSTVDYSKSPGVFK from the coding sequence ATGGCCCGCCTTGACAAGCGAAACGTATTGGTCACCGGCGGTGCTCAGGGGCTCGGGCGCGCGATCTCGCGGCGGCTGGCTGCCGAGGGCGCACACGTGACGATCGTCGATCTCAATGCCGACAAGGCGGCCGAGTGCGTCGAACTCATCGGAAAAGACGGCGCCACGGCGAAGTTCGTCCAGGCCAACGTCGCCAAACGCGAGGAGATTGCCGCCGCGGTGGAGGCCGCCGCCGTCGACGGTGCGTTGCACGTGCTGGTCAACGCCGCGCAGTACTTCGCCATGCCCAAGGCGCTCGAACTCGTCAGCGACAAGGACTGGGAGCTGTCGGAGGCGACGGGTCCACGCGCGACGTTCCGCTTCATGCAGCTCGCGCACCCGTACCTCAAGGCGGCGGAGAAGTCGTCGGTGATCAACTTCGTGTCCGGCTCCGCGCTGGGTGGCATCGCCTACACGGCACCGTATTCGGCGGCGAAGGGAGCCATCGGGGCGCTGACCAAAGTGGCGGCCAACGAATGGGCCGCGCACGGCATTCGCGTCAACGCCGTATGCCCGTTCGCGCTGACCGATGTGCAGCGCGACATGATCGGCACCGAGTGGGACAACTACACGCGTACCGCCGAGGCGTCACCGATGAAACGCGGCGCTGACCCCGACGCCGAGATCGCGCCTGCGGTGGCCTTCCTGGCCAGCGACGATTCATCCTTTGTCACCGGAACCGTGCTGCACATCGACGGCGGGATGACCGAGTTGTCCACCGTCGACTATTCGAAGTCGCCCGGCGTGTTCAAATAG
- a CDS encoding MaoC/PaaZ C-terminal domain-containing protein, producing the protein MTESNSPVFESINIGDRLPEFVRTTGFAEWNRYAAVNDEFIPIHMDDEAGRAAGNEKGAFGMGNLRLAYLVNMLRQWIGDDGEIRSLNAKYRSMNQKGDELRAVGEVMGKEIVDGLALVHLKVDVIDQNGTSTTPGEATVALAI; encoded by the coding sequence GTGACTGAATCGAATTCGCCCGTTTTCGAGTCGATCAACATCGGTGACCGACTCCCGGAGTTCGTCCGAACCACGGGCTTCGCCGAGTGGAACCGCTATGCGGCCGTCAACGACGAGTTCATCCCCATTCACATGGACGACGAGGCCGGCAGGGCCGCAGGTAACGAGAAGGGCGCGTTCGGGATGGGCAACCTGCGATTGGCCTACCTGGTCAACATGCTGCGGCAGTGGATCGGCGACGACGGCGAAATCCGATCGCTGAACGCGAAGTACCGGAGCATGAACCAGAAGGGTGACGAGTTGCGCGCGGTCGGCGAGGTCATGGGCAAGGAAATCGTCGACGGTCTCGCGTTGGTGCACCTCAAAGTCGACGTCATCGACCAGAACGGCACGAGCACAACACCGGGTGAAGCCACCGTGGCGCTGGCTATTTGA
- a CDS encoding NAD-dependent succinate-semialdehyde dehydrogenase yields the protein MLERQDELATLMTKEQGKPLRMARTEVGYAADFLLWFAEEAKRVYGEVIPSSRADQRFLVLQQPVGVCAAITPWNYPISMITRKVAPALAAGCTSVLKPAEQTPLCAIETFRVFEDAGVPAGVVNLVTCSDPEPVAEEIMSDPQVRKISFTGSTEIGKMIAARAGATMKRVSMELGGHAPFLVFDDADPEHAAKGAALVKFLNTGQACICPNRFIVHRSIVAPFLETLRQRVEKLVPGDGLAKGTTVGPLIDETALSKMTRQVDDAVAKGATLMLGGTQLTGDTFDGGHFFAPTILSEVTPNMVICSEETFGPIAPVLVFDDEAEAIEMANSTSYGLAGYIYTRDIGRAIRVAEALDFGMIGINDINPISAAVPFGGIKESGLGREGARAGITEYLDTKVLGIAL from the coding sequence ATGCTGGAACGCCAGGACGAGCTGGCGACCCTGATGACGAAGGAGCAGGGCAAGCCGCTGCGGATGGCTCGCACCGAGGTCGGCTACGCCGCCGACTTTCTGCTGTGGTTCGCCGAGGAGGCCAAACGTGTTTACGGCGAGGTGATTCCATCGTCACGCGCGGATCAGCGCTTCCTGGTGTTACAGCAGCCGGTCGGGGTGTGCGCGGCGATCACACCGTGGAACTACCCGATTTCGATGATCACCCGGAAGGTTGCTCCCGCGTTGGCCGCTGGCTGCACGTCGGTGCTCAAACCGGCCGAGCAGACGCCGTTGTGCGCGATCGAGACGTTTCGCGTTTTCGAAGACGCCGGTGTGCCCGCCGGTGTGGTCAACCTGGTGACGTGTTCGGATCCAGAACCGGTGGCCGAGGAGATCATGTCGGACCCACAGGTTCGAAAGATCAGTTTCACCGGCTCGACCGAGATCGGGAAGATGATCGCTGCGCGCGCGGGTGCCACGATGAAGCGGGTGTCGATGGAACTCGGTGGGCACGCACCGTTTCTCGTGTTCGACGACGCCGACCCCGAGCACGCCGCCAAGGGCGCAGCACTCGTGAAATTCCTCAACACGGGCCAGGCATGCATTTGCCCCAACCGGTTCATCGTGCACCGCTCGATCGTCGCGCCGTTTCTCGAGACGTTGCGGCAGCGAGTGGAAAAGCTTGTTCCCGGAGACGGATTGGCGAAGGGAACGACAGTTGGCCCCCTCATCGACGAGACGGCCCTGAGCAAGATGACCCGCCAGGTCGACGATGCGGTCGCCAAGGGCGCCACGCTGATGCTCGGAGGTACGCAACTGACTGGTGACACGTTCGACGGTGGTCACTTCTTCGCGCCGACCATCCTGTCCGAGGTCACCCCGAACATGGTGATCTGCTCGGAAGAAACATTCGGTCCCATCGCCCCGGTCCTGGTCTTCGACGACGAAGCCGAGGCCATCGAGATGGCCAACTCCACCAGCTACGGACTCGCCGGATACATCTACACGCGGGATATCGGTCGCGCGATCCGGGTCGCCGAAGCGCTGGACTTCGGCATGATCGGCATCAACGACATCAACCCGATCTCGGCCGCGGTGCCGTTTGGCGGCATCAAGGAAAGCGGGCTCGGCCGTGAGGGTGCTCGTGCGGGTATCACCGAGTATCTCGATACCAAGGTATTGGGGATCGCATTGTGA
- a CDS encoding FAS1-like dehydratase domain-containing protein, whose amino-acid sequence MTLITDRLRAAIGVWHEQDAPAFPIDSSDIRRWAIATYWPHEPPRLFWDEDYARTTRWGGVIAPDDFNPFAWPIQPPDAGPAQYALPQPGEPGQHVLNGGVEFAFGEPMRPGDVITGRWRIKDATERGGRLGQMLYVQLERELRNQRGEVVRTRIDTLIRY is encoded by the coding sequence ATGACCCTGATCACCGACCGCTTGCGCGCCGCGATCGGCGTCTGGCACGAGCAGGACGCTCCGGCGTTCCCCATCGATTCCTCGGACATCCGCCGGTGGGCGATCGCCACTTACTGGCCACATGAGCCGCCGCGGTTGTTCTGGGACGAGGACTATGCTCGCACCACTCGATGGGGTGGCGTCATCGCTCCCGACGACTTCAATCCGTTCGCGTGGCCCATACAGCCCCCCGATGCCGGACCCGCGCAATACGCACTTCCCCAGCCCGGCGAGCCTGGGCAACATGTCCTCAACGGCGGAGTGGAGTTCGCGTTCGGTGAGCCGATGCGACCGGGTGACGTGATCACCGGGCGGTGGCGGATCAAGGACGCCACCGAACGTGGGGGGCGACTAGGTCAGATGCTCTATGTGCAACTGGAACGCGAACTGCGCAATCAGCGAGGCGAGGTCGTCCGCACTCGCATCGACACCCTGATCCGATACTGA
- a CDS encoding acyl-CoA dehydrogenase family protein has product MTRAAAEVDLFLSTTRAFLDRDASIEHVREMHRRGDTYDRDWWRKAAELGWTSLLVPDELGGGSVSGNGVGDLASVAEQIGRTVAPGPLIPVSAALAGLIDASNSTQHADMIATLVEGAAVIAWAVDERGARFGADPTTVVTKSTNGYRIDGIKDRVEAGNGCDYYLVTGRADDQTIQVVVPADAPGVTVEPVPSIDLVRDYATVRFTGVEVDADKVVGTPHETPNLIARQSQIAQLLQTCEMIGILDAVFARTVEWARERHSFGRPLASYQALKHRFADMKMQLEACRAIVTTAVRDVGDRSLTAALSVSAAKAYVGEYSAAIVQDCVQLHGGIGVTWEHDLHVFLRRVELNRTLYGTTEEHQENVFVLSDELAATR; this is encoded by the coding sequence ATGACGCGTGCGGCTGCCGAGGTCGACCTTTTTCTGTCGACCACCCGCGCGTTCCTCGACCGCGACGCGTCGATCGAGCACGTCCGTGAGATGCACAGACGAGGTGACACTTACGACCGCGACTGGTGGCGAAAAGCCGCCGAACTGGGCTGGACCAGTCTGCTGGTGCCCGACGAACTCGGCGGCGGCAGCGTGTCCGGCAATGGTGTGGGCGACCTGGCTTCGGTCGCCGAGCAGATCGGCCGCACCGTCGCGCCCGGACCGCTGATTCCGGTCAGCGCGGCTCTGGCCGGTTTGATCGACGCGAGCAACAGCACGCAGCACGCTGACATGATCGCCACATTGGTCGAAGGTGCGGCCGTCATCGCATGGGCGGTGGACGAACGCGGTGCGCGGTTCGGCGCAGATCCCACAACCGTCGTGACGAAGTCGACGAACGGATACCGGATCGACGGAATCAAGGATCGCGTCGAGGCGGGCAACGGCTGTGACTACTACCTCGTGACGGGCCGTGCCGACGATCAGACGATCCAGGTGGTGGTGCCCGCCGATGCTCCGGGCGTCACGGTCGAGCCGGTGCCGTCGATCGATCTGGTGCGCGACTACGCGACCGTTCGATTCACCGGAGTCGAGGTTGATGCGGACAAGGTCGTCGGAACCCCGCACGAGACACCGAATCTCATTGCGCGTCAGTCCCAGATTGCGCAGCTGCTTCAAACGTGCGAGATGATCGGAATCCTCGATGCGGTGTTCGCCAGGACCGTGGAGTGGGCCCGGGAGCGACACAGCTTCGGGCGGCCGCTGGCCTCCTATCAGGCGCTCAAACACCGGTTCGCCGACATGAAGATGCAGCTGGAGGCGTGCCGCGCGATCGTCACCACCGCGGTACGCGACGTCGGTGATCGCAGCCTAACCGCGGCGTTGAGCGTCAGCGCCGCCAAGGCCTACGTCGGCGAGTACTCGGCCGCCATCGTGCAGGACTGTGTCCAGCTCCATGGCGGTATCGGCGTGACGTGGGAGCACGACCTGCACGTCTTCCTGCGGCGGGTGGAACTCAATCGGACTCTTTACGGCACTACCGAGGAACACCAGGAGAACGTATTCGTGCTGTCGGATGAACTGGCTGCCACGCGATGA
- a CDS encoding nuclear transport factor 2 family protein, with protein sequence MPLPVEDVVEIERLVSRYNFAFDRRDAEGFAHCFTADGSFFLGDDEQTRGHDGLAAYVAATAVSGQLRHVTTSVLAEGDGTSATSQAYCTVFVSNPGGGYQVIAQGIYRDELTKNADGWRFCKRRFDQDPA encoded by the coding sequence GTGCCGTTGCCAGTCGAGGATGTCGTCGAGATCGAGCGGTTGGTCAGCCGATACAACTTCGCGTTCGATCGCCGCGACGCAGAGGGATTTGCTCACTGCTTCACCGCTGACGGCAGTTTTTTCCTCGGTGATGACGAACAGACCCGCGGACACGACGGGCTGGCGGCCTACGTCGCCGCTACGGCGGTGTCCGGCCAGCTTCGCCACGTCACCACGTCGGTGTTGGCTGAAGGGGACGGCACGTCGGCGACCAGCCAGGCGTACTGCACCGTGTTCGTCTCGAACCCGGGCGGGGGATATCAGGTGATCGCGCAGGGGATCTACCGAGACGAGCTGACGAAAAATGCGGACGGATGGCGCTTCTGCAAACGCAGGTTCGACCAGGACCCGGCTTGA
- a CDS encoding VOC family protein, protein MIAVGKQWHVNHIVDDYRTITQWYRDVFGAVDVFTDEWLDAEKRWASMVAIADLAVDVMEPTAEGADLPLGKFLTRFGRHFHASAYFVDGPPTEIFDALTALGVRCFGLAGAGRDVMVEKPMSPVFTHPRDTAGQLEFMPFSTARPGPLGVPGRWEDPRFVDGWSNEPWRMHPLAITGWRVGVVVRDLDRATDIYRALGADVVAKDDGKHAERNRLELGANTTIDLIKPLTEDSVAGRDLARNGEIMHSCIFETADLAAAEAHLVAHDIVIAEHDGDRLITDPASCYGAVFEFVAAERG, encoded by the coding sequence GTGATCGCAGTGGGCAAGCAGTGGCACGTGAACCACATCGTCGACGACTATCGGACCATCACCCAGTGGTACCGCGACGTGTTCGGAGCGGTCGACGTTTTCACCGACGAGTGGCTGGACGCCGAGAAGCGCTGGGCGTCCATGGTCGCCATCGCCGATCTGGCCGTCGACGTCATGGAGCCCACCGCCGAGGGTGCAGATCTACCGCTCGGAAAGTTCTTGACGCGGTTCGGCAGGCACTTCCACGCCTCTGCGTACTTCGTGGACGGCCCGCCGACCGAGATCTTCGATGCGCTGACCGCCCTGGGCGTGCGGTGCTTCGGGCTGGCAGGCGCCGGCCGCGACGTCATGGTCGAGAAACCGATGAGTCCGGTGTTCACCCACCCCAGGGATACCGCGGGCCAGCTCGAGTTCATGCCTTTTTCGACTGCTCGACCGGGACCGCTCGGAGTCCCGGGGCGATGGGAGGACCCGCGCTTCGTCGACGGGTGGAGCAATGAACCGTGGCGCATGCATCCGCTGGCGATCACTGGTTGGCGGGTCGGCGTGGTGGTTCGTGATCTCGATCGCGCCACCGACATCTATCGCGCACTCGGGGCCGACGTCGTCGCGAAGGACGACGGGAAACACGCAGAGCGCAACCGACTCGAACTCGGTGCGAATACGACGATCGACCTGATCAAGCCGCTGACCGAGGATTCGGTGGCAGGCAGGGATCTGGCCCGTAACGGCGAGATCATGCATTCGTGCATCTTCGAGACTGCTGATCTCGCCGCGGCGGAGGCCCACCTTGTTGCCCATGACATCGTCATCGCCGAGCACGACGGCGATCGATTGATCACCGATCCAGCGAGCTGTTACGGCGCGGTGTTCGAGTTCGTCGCCGCGGAACGAGGGTGA